The Oncorhynchus clarkii lewisi isolate Uvic-CL-2024 chromosome 12, UVic_Ocla_1.0, whole genome shotgun sequence genome segment gtatGTTATGTCATCCTTTAACCAACTTTTAAATCTTGACAAAGTGGGAGCTGTAAAGCTTTCCATTTAATTCGAGCATTTATTTGAATTAGAATGAGTCTGGCATGTCCTGAGCAGCAGAGGCGTGAACTGAAGTGCTTTCATCAATGATGATGGGGAAAGGTGGTGATGGGAGGGGACTTGGGGAATCAGTATCTATTTGCTCAGACAAAGGAATGGGTAGACAATTTTGGTAGTGTGGTGGACTGTATAGGCCTAAACAGATTGTTTCTGTGGTAGCCTACAGCCAACCTTGACATTGATGTTATTTCGTAGATCCAAGCAGTGGTACACCACTCTGCATATTAAACCTGATCACATACAGTGCTTTCAaaatgtattcacaccctttgactttttccacattttgttgtgttacagactgaatttaaaatggatccaATTTAGATTTGTGttactgatctacacacaattacccataatgtcaaagtgcaattttgtttgtaaacatttttacaaatgaaaaactgaaatgttTGGAGCCAATAAGTATTTGTTATGGCAACcccaaataagttcaggagtaaaaatgtgcttaacaagtcacataatacattGCATCGACTCACTCTGTGTCAAATAATAGTAGTTAACATGGTTTTTGAATGAGtaacccatctctgtaccccaaacatacaattatatgtaaggtcaCTCAGTCGAGAAGTGCATTTCAGTacagattaaaccacaaagaccagggagaatttccaatgcctcacaaataagagcacctattggtagataggtgAAAAtataaaaagcagacactgaatattcctttggatggtgtatcaatgcaccctcagttgccggagaggaaggaaaccactcagagatttcaccatgaggccaatgcttattttaaaacagttacagagttcacTGGCTGTGATAGAAATGGGATTTGTttgatttgccacaaacataatgcttgtattcaggacaaaaagtgaatttctttgccacttttttaaaaagttttactttagtgccttattgcaaaaatGATGCAGGGTTCTGAATATATTtataatatttgtattctgtacaggattccttcttttcactctgtcaattaggttagtattgtggaataactacaatgttgttggtccatcctcagttttcgatcacagccattaaactcagtaactgttttaaagtcaccattggtgaaTACTTTCGGGAGGCACTGTAATTAACGGCAGTAGTCTATTAAAGGCATTTTAGTGAGAGAAAAAATATAGACAACTGACCCAGAACTACACTAACAAGTTCGGAGGTTAGGGACTTTTTACTGTAAATCAACATTTTCACATTACAGAGTAGCTTttccaattaaaaaaaaaaccttAACAGTCTATTATTCATTAAAAACATGACATTATTAAGTGGCTTTAGGTCTACCATCTTTTACGCTAAAGTAATCAGCGGAATTCTAATTTTAGGGAGATTTTCCTGCAAATCAACTGCACTAGTTTGAGACTGCCGTCTAGCCATATATTTTTTTCACTGGATGTGCTTTCTTTGAGCTCTGACGTCACTTATGGTAAAAGGATCAACCGGATCACaactgtttctttttttttgtacatATGCTTTCGCCAACAGGTTCCATTAAATAATCCCAAGTGATACACCCAGAGAGCTATGTCTAAGTATATCGCTCTGATACACCTAAGAGCGAGAATTTGTTTATTTGTCAAACTGCAGTCAagcatcatgtcaccagaattagaccctcaatatttattggaaaggagcatcaagatcaccgtgcacttttaccaacctgtgaagttcataataaTTAATTTAATATGTAGCCCAATAAACTGAATGGTTTTCCGAGTCGTACCATATCGTCGCGTGAATTTCTCACATAAATAATTGTACGGACACACCGTCGGCATTTATATCACAGCTGTTAATACGGTATGAATTTACTCGTGTAAaactggatggaaacgtggttattgTGATACAGCTGATAAAATGTGATAAATTGGCAATACaaaatacctagctaaatgccaTAAGTTGTGCACAATAGCATTCTGTCGTATTAGAGATTCAATTTGGAATAGCATTTGtttcaaaaaaaaatattataatggATTTTCATATGGGATACATATACGTTATCTATAAGGCGCCTTTAACATTATAAACACATTGCGACAAATTAGCTCCTCCATTTCACACCATTTTCAAAACATAGACGCAAAATATGCACGTTTTCCTTCCAAATAGCTTTGAATGTGACGTTACGCAATGTGCTGCGGTGTAGTCAGTTCACGGCGGATTAATACTTCACTCAGACCGAGCGTGACACTTCCTCATGCAATAAAACCCGAATCTCTTTTTTGAGTTCACCGGCATTTCAGCATCACCACGGCAGTTCGGGTTTGATATCGGTTTTTCAGGCGTAGTTTATTTATCGTTTTTATTTATACACTTTGTTTACAAGATGCCCGGATTTTCTGACAGAGATCGTGGTAGAGATAGAGGGTAAGTGTCTGAATGAAAGAATTTTAGGCGAATTTAACACCTCGTGTTTTCTCGCCAGAAATGGCTGACATGACGCACAGTAGCTACCTACATATATTTTTCCCTTAGAGTGTCGTAGTTTCCATTTTAAAAAGTTAATATCGAAATTTTGTTGCTTTGAAGTTCACCGGCATATTCAGAATCAGAAGGGACAAACGCTTTTAAAGGCCTCGTTTCGTTATGAAACTAGCAGGAGGCCTTATCTGAATCCGAAAAATCTTAGATGGAGGCCTGTTTTATTAAAATACGAACCAGTTAGTCAGCTGTTGTGTTTTTCTAATTTACGTTATCACATTTTCATAACGTTAATCTTAACATTAATATTGTGCCTCTTCATACAGCATGTGTCCGATACTAAGTACTAAATGTACTTGTACGCCATGTGGCATCATTGAATGCGGATACAAAATGCCGGCCGGTTTTTTTCCACCCATTGTTCCTCTGCTGGATATACTTAAGATGGCTGTTTTATAGTGACGCAGAGTCCAATAAGTCAAGCATTTCTTCTAATTTGTATAACTTAAATCGCTGGCAGTACCTTCTGCATTGTATTGAAGTTGGTAATGTGTACGATGACTGCTAGTTGTCACTAGACAATTTTCTGTTAAATCTAAAATGTAAATTTCTTTGCTTGGCGTTTACTCAGGCGAGTAGATCCACTGGTAACCTATCTCTTACATTGGTTGGCATGACTAACATTACACCATTCACTTCCACAGATATGGCAGTGGACCACCTCGTTTTGGAGGTGGTggaagaggtggtggtggtggagggaagTTTGGTAATCCCGGTGATCGACTGCGCAAGAAGCACTGGAACCTTGACGAACTCTCTAAATTTGAAAAGAACTTTTACCAAGAGCACCCAGATGTTACTCGGAGATCTCCGGTATGTATTCTAGTGGTCAACATCCAGATGCAGCTGATTTACATTAAAGGTTAGGTAATTGCTACTGGCATGTGTTCTTGCACATGTTCCTGTTTTCCAATGGCCATTTGCTGTAGTTGTCTTTTGCATTGCCATGCCAATTGATCTGAGTCCATGTTACATTGCAGCAAGAGGTTGCACAGTACAGAAGTACCAAAGCGGTTACTGTGAAGGGGAGGGACTGCCCTAATCCAATTATGAAGTTCCATGAAGCCAGTTTTCCAAGTAGGCACATCCATTAATATCTGACACATTCAGTTGATATATTTCTTTCTGATCAAAACTCGTCTTCAATCTGGGCTAGTTTTCATGTAACCCCCCTCACACTTTTGCACAGCCTACGTGATGGATGTCATTAACAAAGCAGGCTGGTCAGAACCAACACCAATCCAAGCACAGGGTTGGCCACTGGCTTTGAGTGGCAAGGACATGGTTGGTATTGCACAGACGGGCTCTGGGAAAACTCTCTCGGTAAGTGTTGAGAATATTAGCATGGACTATTCCAACAACTTAGAATTGCTCATAAAAATAAGAGGACTGATGGTCCTTTTTACTGTAATGCAATGTCATTTTTTCTCCTGCAGTACTTGTTGCCAGCAATCGTGCACATTAATCACCAGCCTTTCCTGGAACGTGGAGATGGCCCTATTGTAAGTACCCATGGTTATTCAAAGACTTGTATCTAACCTCTCATCCACCCAACATGGGTTTATGGTATTCAACCTTTCTTTCAGTGCTTAGTGCTTGCCCCGACCCGTGAGCTGGCTCAGCAGGTCCAGCAGGTGGCAGCAGAGTATGGCAGAGCTTCTCGCCTGAagtctgtctgtgtttatgggGGTGCGCCCAAAGGGCCACAGCTCCGTGACCTGGATAGAGGTAAGTTCCACAACTGCTCTATGCATTTGGCTGATTTGAATCTATGGAATTTGGTGCTCATGATTGTTTATTATAGGTGTGGAGATTTGCATTGCCACACCTGGCAGGCTTATTGACTTCCTGGAGGCAGGAAAGACCAACATGCGCAGATGCACTTACCTGGTACTGGATGAGGCTGACCGAATGCTCGACATGGGTTTCGAACCACAAATCCGAAAAATTGTGGACCAAATCAGAGTGAGTTCTGTTGTGATGTGTTAGTCTACTGATCTCACTTGGGGACAGTTATCAAGGGAAATTCTGACATGTTCCTTCTCTCCAGCCTGACCGACAGACGCTGATGTGGAGTGCCACTTGGCCCAAAGAGGTGCGCCAGCTGGCAGAGGACTTCCTGAAGGACTACGTCCAGATCAATGTGGGAGCTCTGCAGCTGAGTGCCAACCACAACATCTTGCAGATCGTGGATGTTTGCAATGATGGCGAGAAAGAAGACAAGTGAGTCCTGTCTGACCTGTCATTTCTGTATATGTAATGGGTGGGAAAAAAAACTTAAACACTTGTTTGGCAAGTCACTAATTGAATTCTTCCCTGCCTTTCCAGACTCCTCCGCCTTCTAGAGGAGATCATGAGTGAGAAGGAGAACAAAACCATAATCTTTACAGAGACCAAGAGGAGATGTGATGAGATCACTAGGAGGATGAGGCGGGATGGGTAAGTGGCATCAATACTTAGTTCTTTAAACTCAGGGTAATCATTTGTTTCACTGGACTCAACTGACTCAACTTGCTCCTTTTAGTTGGCCAGCAATGGGCATCCATGGAGACAAGAGCCAGCAGGAGAGGGACTGGGTGCTCAATGGTGAGTTTATCACAATAACCATTTATGACACGCTCTTTTATGGCCAGCTAtcaatttattttcctttttcagAGTTCAAGTTTGGAAAGGCGCCAATTCTCATTGCCACAGACGTCGCCTCCAGGGGTCTAGGTTAGTTTCGTTCTGTCCTTGGTCCCTTGTACCAACTTTTTTTCTGAAAGAAAGTgtttctttctgtaactcttcTGCCTTCTGAGTTTCTCCCCTATCTGAAGGAGCGGTCTTTTGAGGCAGGGCCTTGGCATGACACGCCCAGGTCtccagagggggaaggaggactCTTGGAGGTGTCCTGACTGGGACATCACCCAGTCACATACAGAGGTGGCGGGGCCCGAGTGCTGAATATCACGCTGGGCTGCCCAAATGGGGGCCTAAATGAGGGTTAGCTGCCGCACCCCTGTAAATGCAGCTGTTCTCTGGCATCGGTTTGGACTGCTTCACACCCAACCTCATGGCTCCACCAggctctgctgtttccatgtcttGCATGTCGGTTTGGGCATTGTATTGCAAGTCATCGAATTCTGGAAGGTGTCGCTTTTCTCAAAGCATGTGTGACAAATGTGGCAGTTTCCTAAACTTCTGTTTTGAGACCAGTTGTAAGTCCCATTACACGTTCACCTCTGTAATGATATGGCTACTGGCGCTTAGTGTCAGTGGGTCATGTCAGTTGGCTGGGGACAAAATCCAAGCTCGCACTCCTCCCTCACCTGTGTTTCAAGTCATGTCGAGACCTGCCAACGAGAGACATTTGATCACGTGAACACTGGTTCTGGGAATATCTTGCCTTGAGACTGGGGGTACTTTTGTTATGGGTCACAGGAGTAAGTGGCTCCATTTTTAGCTTTCCCCAATTGTTTATGGTCTTGGCAAGACGTTGCCTTTATAGCGAGCTTCTTATGAGTGTGTGGGAAGAAGGGGCCTTCATTATCACCATAAGGCCCTAGTTTTGGCACATGAAGAGGCAACAGTGTGCATAGTGGCCTTACTGTGTAGAAGCACCCTGCAGTCACTTGACATTGTGTGGGGAGTTTTCTGCAATGGGAATGGACTAGTGAATGCATACTCCTTTATGGTAAGACTTCTGATcctttttggggggagggggctgTTGAGAATTGAGGGGTTATCTGGATTGGAAGCATTTGGAGTGTGCATCGTTTCTCTCTTCCCACCGTAGTATCCCCATGGATTTAGTCTTTCTGGAGTTATCTAATACTATTCTTTACAGCCTAGTGGAAAAACCAGCTACATCCAGTGACTGGTTGTACTAACTTTGCTCTTTTGGTCTGGCTGTTGTGGTGTGCATCTTTGTGCGCtcctttttgtttttttgccacaCTGCAACACATCCTACAGATGTTGAAGATGTGAAATTTGTCATCAACTTTGACTACCCCAACAACTCTGAGGACTATATTCACCGCATCGGCAGAACTGCCCGGAGCCAAAAGACTGGCACAGCCTACACCTTCTTCACCCCCAACAACATGAGGCAGGCCAGTGACCTCGTTGCTGTGCTCCGTGAGGCCAACCAGGCCATCAACCCTAAACTCCTCCAGATGGCGGACAGAGGAGGTAAATCTAATTGGTGAGATACAGGAACTGTGGTTCAGCTGCAGCCATTTTTTTTTCCCTCCCCCTTTTTTTTGTTGACGTGGATGGGTTTGGCACAGTCAAAGCTATGGGATCTTGATTCATTTTTGTTAGCCATTTATTTACCCCCTACAGTGTTTTCCCATGTACCCATTTCATATCACTCGAACTAGCATGAAAGCCCATTCTAACTTGTTCTTGTTTTTCCTTTCAGGTCATTCAAGGGGAGGCAGAGGTGGTAGTGGATT includes the following:
- the LOC139421414 gene encoding probable ATP-dependent RNA helicase DDX5 isoform X2; this encodes MPGFSDRDRGRDRGYGSGPPRFGGGGRGGGGGGKFGNPGDRLRKKHWNLDELSKFEKNFYQEHPDVTRRSPQEVAQYRSTKAVTVKGRDCPNPIMKFHEASFPTYVMDVINKAGWSEPTPIQAQGWPLALSGKDMVGIAQTGSGKTLSYLLPAIVHINHQPFLERGDGPICLVLAPTRELAQQVQQVAAEYGRASRLKSVCVYGGAPKGPQLRDLDRGVEICIATPGRLIDFLEAGKTNMRRCTYLVLDEADRMLDMGFEPQIRKIVDQIRPDRQTLMWSATWPKEVRQLAEDFLKDYVQINVGALQLSANHNILQIVDVCNDGEKEDKLLRLLEEIMSEKENKTIIFTETKRRCDEITRRMRRDGWPAMGIHGDKSQQERDWVLNEFKFGKAPILIATDVASRGLDVEDVKFVINFDYPNNSEDYIHRIGRTARSQKTGTAYTFFTPNNMRQASDLVAVLREANQAINPKLLQMADRGGKSNWSFKGRQRW
- the LOC139421414 gene encoding probable ATP-dependent RNA helicase DDX5 isoform X1 is translated as MPGFSDRDRGRDRGYGSGPPRFGGGGRGGGGGGKFGNPGDRLRKKHWNLDELSKFEKNFYQEHPDVTRRSPQEVAQYRSTKAVTVKGRDCPNPIMKFHEASFPTYVMDVINKAGWSEPTPIQAQGWPLALSGKDMVGIAQTGSGKTLSYLLPAIVHINHQPFLERGDGPICLVLAPTRELAQQVQQVAAEYGRASRLKSVCVYGGAPKGPQLRDLDRGVEICIATPGRLIDFLEAGKTNMRRCTYLVLDEADRMLDMGFEPQIRKIVDQIRPDRQTLMWSATWPKEVRQLAEDFLKDYVQINVGALQLSANHNILQIVDVCNDGEKEDKLLRLLEEIMSEKENKTIIFTETKRRCDEITRRMRRDGWPAMGIHGDKSQQERDWVLNEFKFGKAPILIATDVASRGLDVEDVKFVINFDYPNNSEDYIHRIGRTARSQKTGTAYTFFTPNNMRQASDLVAVLREANQAINPKLLQMADRGGHSRGGRGGSGFRDDRRDRYSSGGRRDFSSFRDRENDRGFDSGTKKVFGTNSQSGGYGASGFDKSGNGFGGGYGTNGQSNYGASQAGVFPTQNFQAPQFSANQGGAQSGMSHQQFPFTQQQAPQPMVPYPMPPQFPQ